GAGAAAATGAAGAGTACACTTCCGCCAACGGATCTACAACGCCCCATCTTCCGATATCCGGCATATAGAACCTTGCGCCGTAGTCATACATGCCGATCTCCTGCTGGAGTTTTTTTCCGTTATACTCGTAATTGTAATTTACTCCGGAGGTATCTGGGGCATTTCCGTGTTTTAATCCAAAAGCGTAATAATCATTTTTCTCAACAATTACCGCCTGTGCGCCTTCTCTGGTAAAGCTTACCCGAATGTTTCCCAAATGATCAACGTAATTGTAAATATACTTATTTTTTATATTATCATAGTACCCTTCTGAAGTAGCAAAAAATTTCAGGCCGTTTGTATTTAAAAGATCTGTGATTTCTGACGCTTCATTCCAAAATGCAGGAAAATCCTTTCTGTGGAATTGACATTCAACAGCCAGATGGACAAGAGGAAATTAAAAAAGCACTTCGAAAACTACTTGATCTCATCTATAGTTATGGTAATAGTTAATACGATTCTTATGATGCTTTAACGTAATCATAACTCAAAAAAAACGCACAGGGCTCAAAAAAAATCAGGCCCTCGAAAGAGCCTGATTTTGGTAATTCGCGCGATTTCTGTGTTGTAATCGAAAAGCGTAAGAATCATTTTTCTCAATTATTGCGACACCCGACCAGTTTAAGGTACAAAACTTTCGTCGATAAAGTTTAAATACTCTCTTGTTGTACGATAAAGCATATCGTAGTAAAAGTAAGCATGACGTTTAAAATCATCGCTATATTGCTCTGTATTATATATTCTTATAGCACCGTCACCTAGAGATTCCTTTTTCGTACCATCCTCTCCTAAAACAATTTCTCTCTCATTAATACGTCTAGTTGTCATAAAACCATAAAACCCCATAAAACTAAAAACTGGAGGATCAAAATGAGGGTGAACGAACTTTTCAAAAGTAACCGTTCTGTGGATTTTTTTGGAATCTATCTTTTCGAATATTATTAATTTATACTCAGGTTCTTCCCACCATCCTCTTCTGAAATTACTTTTACAAGATTGATAATCTGTCTCAATCCCTAA
This genomic stretch from Chryseobacterium shandongense harbors:
- a CDS encoding RHS repeat-associated core domain-containing protein — encoded protein: MGNIRVSFTREGAQAVIVEKNDYYAFGLKHGNAPDTSGVNYNYEYNGKKLQQEIGMYDYGARFYMPDIGRWGVVDPLAEVYSSFSPYAYVANNPINYYDPDGMQIEETSSGWTFTEFDINLLHSYLTSGTSMGSNYANLMQQLDSFDFSGGASGGGISNFWDKF